The following are encoded together in the Culex pipiens pallens isolate TS chromosome 1, TS_CPP_V2, whole genome shotgun sequence genome:
- the LOC120427448 gene encoding protein unc-13 homolog 4B-like has translation MNHNPNLSHYISNKFETLQSMLGGKPKPDTRSRALQREAFFEKFGTRLRQRSRHLELQTKREVTPQDDTAETQELFGGTTPAQVNPSSANGSAATVANRHQDVPTAEANTTMLGTMEADAVEDLYEKVLMEIVHGNINRSDVSEKALFSYAQDVFNMNEKAHEEILKKARVKPASEVHLRVELVEAKLTERATVTGALNAFVIMYLQTGLPDVVRSTIQENTNNPKWKECFTLPTSENSNENLILEVFHHDCNMTKVTKTVRVCQKYALSCVKPRSSYQKLIGRTSIPVESISSSGLVMWYSLNKTKRTDPQGTIKLKFHFSSAQNKEQAIEQHEMLTKLFLEYELNSSSVARYWWSGKFTAAGEAILNQHAICADLTATEKVLIYWNAYTTIHVTYRVAFGLFQGMLEKICPLVRSNSISPGDLNKFWNGVQLLLPSCLAVIMKLRKRIAGDNDIVKTVTSVLHILDKVDSIRETCNIPLFLPEKFEHFKHKLEQNPNISIHDVVLQAVRIGAKKWFDEAVSNTMKATFSDEEKLTGSINLIQLLQSDIIRATSYYNSPFKSILDIEYTRELCKQHEASVVAHLKPIVEKMCKGFKKLTIRLDQHNRVGEMDQLDMSTTLFELYIVLRLFIVETDKELSFAHNPDIINYHVWFSKGISHWSDVFAMKALARLSHAIDCDTLEVVPGAQPRQSVSAAEFLSIVRQMRAFWEELAWPDPQELNRFLKRSIGDICSCCVYYADRISTKLRPPLDTKSVDASSSLEMAQKCNLVNSNLSILIEVMTSLPDDVGYCQVDINANNEQQQLEQTLPINGLSSWKTKTLKLLVDRCMAFLKVKMEDSLNNFERVKGETENFTNKTSTMIKRDLQDSDLRLVEDELWKGITTEISAIIKRSIDKKASISSFGNLKDFYAIIAQAYLPELQDLQDDKILSERLFTIEKQLYLYSSSTRDLIHQYYLACLDAQNRLDEPDRGVLTVRCAFRNDTLEIQMIGAEDIKLPLDFKGSCDSYVKLNLVPGYKFSSVTMPKTRTKSKNHSPTYNEKFALKLSEEQRNIPGALLAFNVKVSEMLGLSQRHVGECFIRLDSIPTLESDRDINSIDIQQLFLTMPENIESDCIPVLEYRQNDKEAVQFFKKLKQKLGKAVYTGSVISIF, from the exons GGCATTGCAGAGGGAggcatttttcgaaaagttcggcACCCGACTGAGGCAACGATCGCGTCACTTGGAGCTGCAAACGAAACGCGAGGTCACTCCCCAGGATGATACAGCGGAAACGCAGGAACTGTTTGGGGGAACAACACCCGCCCAGGTTAATCCGTCATCTGCCAACGGCAGCGCGGCTACTGTTGCCAATCGTCATCAAGATGTTCCCACAGCTGAAGCCAACACGACGATGCTGGGCACGATGGAGGCGGACGCG GTCGAGGACCTGTACGAGAAGGTCCTGATGGAAATTGTTCACGGAAACATCAATCGCAGTGATGTCTCGGAGAAGGCTCTCTTCTCCTACGCCCAGGACGTGTTCAACATGAACGAGAAAGCACACGAGGAGATTTTGAAGAAAGCCCGCGTCAAACCAGCTTCTGAGGTGCATCTCCGGGTGGAACTGGTCGAGGCCAAACTCACCGAACGAGCGACCGTCACCGGTGCTTTGAATGCGTTTGTGATAATGTACCTGCAAACCGGCTTACCGGACGTGGTGCGCAGTACAATTCAGGAAAACACCAACAATCCCAAGTGGAAGGAGTGCTTCACGCT ACCAACCAGTGAAAACAGTAACGAGAATCTTATTTTGGAAGTATTCCATCATGACTGTAACATGACAAAGGTTACCAAGACAGTTAGGGTATGCCAGAAGTATGCATTGAGCTGCGTCAAGCCGAGATCTTCATATCAGAAGTTGATTGGGCGGACCAGTATACCAGTTGAG TCGATTAGCTCATCGGGGCTTGTAATGTGGTACTCGCTGAACAAAACCAAGCGCACCGATCCGCAAGGTACAATCAAGCTGAAATTTCACTTTAGCTCTGCTCAAAACAAGGAACAAGCCATCGAACAGCATGAAATGCTCACCAAACTGTTTCTGGAGTACGAACTAAACAGTTCCAGCGTGGCCCGGTACTGGTGGTCGGGCAAGTTCACCGCAGCAGGAGAGGCCATCCTCAACCAGCACGCCATTTGTGCCGATTTGACCGCGACAGAAAAGGTGCTCATCTACTGGAATGCATACACCACGATCCATGTTACGTACCGAGTGGCGTTCGGTCTCTTTCAAGGAATGCTCGAGAAGATTTGCCCCCTCGTGCGGAGCAACTCGATCTCACCGGGCGACCTGAACAAGTTCTGGAACGGTGTTCAGCTGCTGCTGCCTTCCTGTTTGGCTGTGATAATGAAACTCCGCAAGCGAATCGCTGGCGACAATGACATCGTAAAGACTGTAACCTCGGTGCTGCACATTTTGGACAAGGTGGACAGCATAAGGGAAACGTGCAACATCCCACTGTTTCTACCAGAAAAGTTTGA gCACTTTAAACACAAGCTCGAACAAAATCCCAACATTTCCATCCATGACGTGGTGCTGCAAGCAGTACGAATAGGTGCTAAAAAATGGTTCGACGAGGCCGTTTCCAACACCATGAAGGCCACTTTTTCCGACGAGGAAAAGCTCACAGGCTCCATAAATCTGATCCAATTGCTTCAGAGTGATATAATTCGAGCAACTTCTTACTACAACAGTCCGTTCAAAAGCATTCTAGACATCGAGTACACACGTGAGCTGTGCAAGCAACACGAGGCAAGTGTCGTAGCTCATCTCAAACCAATCGTGGAGAAAATGTGCAAAGGGTTCAAGAAGCTCACGATTCGACTGGATCAGCACAACCGCGTCGGAGAAATGGACCAGCTAGATATGAGCACGACGTTGTTCGAGCTGTACATCGTGCTGCGGCTTTTCATCGTGGAAACCGACAAAGAACTAAGCTTTGCTCACAACCCAGATATTATCAACTACCATGTTTGGTTCAGCAAAGGCATTTCGCACTGGAGTGACGTATTTGCCATGAAAGCGCTCGCCAGACTGAGTCACGCGATCGATTGTGACACGCTGGAAGTGGTTCCCGGTGCTCAGCCAAGGCAGTCCGTCTCGGCGGCAGAATTTCTGTCGATCGTACGCCAAATGCGAGCTTTCTGGGAAGAGCTGGCGTGGCCCGACCCACAGGAGCTTAATCGGTTTCTCAAGAGGAGCATCGGG GACATTTGCAGCTGCTGTGTTTACTATGCGGATCGTATTTCTACGAAGCTTCGACCGCCACTGGATACAAAATCCGTTGATGCGTCTTCTTCCCTAGAAATGGCACAGAAGTGCAACTTGGTCAACTCTAATCTCTCCATCCTGATTGAGGTGATGACCAGCCTTCCCGATGATGTGGGCTACTGCCAGGTCGATATCAACGCTAATAACGAACAACAGCAGCTTGAGCAAACACTTCCGATTAATGGACTGAGTAGTTGGAAAACGAAAACTCTCAAGCTGCTGGTTGACCGTTGTATGGCTTTCCTTAAAGTGAAAATGGAAGATTCGTTGAACAACTTTGAACGCGTGAAAGGAGAAACAGAGAACTTTACCAATAAAACATCGACGATGATTAAAAGAGATCTGCAAGATTCTGACTTGCGCTTGGTTGAGGACGAGTTGTGGAAAGGAATTACCACCGAAATAAGTGCCATCATTAAACGCTCAATTGAT AAAAAAGCATCAATTTCATCGTTCGGTAATCTAAAAGATTTTTACGCAATAATTGCTCAAGCGTACCTTCCCGAGCTGCAGGATCTTCAAGATGATAAAATACTCAGTGAAAGACTGTTTACAATCGAGAAACAACTGTACCTGTACAGTAGCAGCACACGTGACCTTATCCACCAGTACTATCTGGCTTGCCTGGATGCACAAAACCGACTCGACGAACCAGATCGGGGTGTGCTGACGGTGCGGTGTGCCTTCCGGAATGACACCCTGGAAATCCAAATGATTGGAGCGGAAGACATTAAACTGCCGCTCGATTTCAAGGGATCTTGTGATTCGTACGTAAAGCTCAACCTGGTTCCTGGGTACAAATTTTCGAGCGTCACAATGCCTAAAACGCGGACCAAGTCCAAGAACCACTCGCCGACGTACAACGAAAAATTCGCACT CAAACTATCGGAGGAACAGCGCAACATCCCGGGAGCACTGCTAGCGTTCAACGTGAAAGTGTCCGAAATGTTGGGCCTCTCACAGAGACATGTTGGCGAGTGCTTCATCCGGTTGGACAGCATTCCTACGCTGGAATCCGATCGCGACATCAACAGCATTGACATCCAGCAACTGTTCCTCACCATGCCTGAGAATATTG